In bacterium, the genomic window GGAAGCCACCCTAACCACGCTCCAGGCGGGGTCCCTGTCGGCTTCGCCGACACCCCGCCCTGACCCGCGAGCGCCGTTCTCCCGACAGTACAGGGTCACACCCGACCTGGATTCCCGGTTCCCCTATCCCGCCGTTCGCCCTATAATGCGGTGGCCTCACCTCACACTCAGCAACCCCGGAGCACAACCATGGCGCTTGAGAAGACCCGCATCGGCATCATCGGCTGCGGCGGCATCATGTATGCGTACGCCACCGCCAAGGACCGTCTGGACATCCTGGACATCGTCGCCTGCGCAGACCTCCTGCCCGAACGGGCGCGGGCGAAGGCGGAGGAGTTCGGCATCCCCAAGGCGTGCAGCGTGGACGAGCTGCTGGCCGACCCCGACATCGAGATCGTCGTCAACCTGACCATCCCCAGGGTCCATGCCGAGATCTCCCTCGCGGCCCTGCAGGCCGGCAAGCACGCCTACAGCGAGAAGCCGCTGGGCGTCACGCGCGAGCAGGGGCGGGCGATCCTGGCCCTGGCCCAGGAGCAGGGCCTGCGGGTCGGCTGCGCGCCCGACACCTTCCTGGGCGCCGGCGGCCAGACGTGCCGCAAGCTGCTGGACGACGGCTGGATCGGCGAGCCCATCGGCGCCAGCGCCTTCATGATGTGCCACGGGCCCGAGCGCTGGCACGCCGACCCCGACTTCTTCTATCACCCCGGCGCCGGCCCGCTGTTCGACATGGGGCCGTACTACCTGACGGCGCTGACGAACCTGCTGGGCCCGACCGCCAGCGTGGCCGCCTCCGCCACGATCTCCTTCCCCGAGCGCGTCATCGGCTCGCAGCCGCACTACGGCGAGGTCATCCGGGTGGACACTCCCACGCACGTCAACGGCCTGCTGCAGTTCGCCGGCGGCGCGGTGGGCACCATCTCCACGAGCTTTGATGTCTGGGCCAGCACGCACGTGCCGATCGAGATCTACGGGACCGAGGGCACGATGGTGGTGCCGGACCCGAACTCCTTCGGCGGGCCGGTGCGCCTGAGGCGCTGCGAGCACACGGAGTGGACCGAGGTGCCGCTGACGCACGGCTACGCCGAGCAGAACCGCGGCCTGGGCCTGGCGGACATGGCCTACGCGATCCGCTCGGGCCGGCCGCACCGCGCCAGTGGCGAGCTGGCCTACCACGTCCTGGACATCATGCACACGCTCTACGAGGCCTCGGACCAGCGCCAGTATGTGGAAGTCTGCAGCAGCGTCGGGCGCCCGGAGCCCTTCCCGGTGGGCCTGCAGCCGCGCACGCTGGACGCGTAGCGAATGCGGAGAGAGGCGGGAGGGGGAGAGGACGGCGTCCTACCCCCTACTACCCCCTACCCCCTCCCTGAAGGGAGGGGGGGACGGCACGGCCACGGCGACGTTGCCGTTACCCTCGACCCTTGACCCTGAACCCTTGACCCCCCGGCGGCAACTGTGCGACAATGCGGGCGGACCCCACCGCCGTACGGGGTCTGTCCCCATTTCTATGGTAGAGGCTGCTGACGGACATGCGCAGAGCACTGTGGCTGTCACTGTGGCTGTGTCTGGCGACGTGGGCGCTGGCCGCGCCCCGGCAGGAAGTGCTCGACAACGGGCTGACCGTGGTGCTCGATGAAGATCACAGCGCACCGGTCGCCACGGTGCAGCTCTTCGTGGGCACCGGGAGCGTCCGGGAGGGGGAGTACCTGGGGACCGGCATCAGCCACCTGCTCGAGCACGTCATCAGCGACGGCAGCCAGACGCGGACCCGCGAGCAGATCGAGCAGGAGCAGGCGCGCCTGGGCAACAACGCCAACGCCTACACCAGCACCGATGTCGTCAGCTACTATGTCATCACCTCGGGGCCGCAGACCCTCGCGGCCCTGGACCACCTGGCCGACTTCGTCTTCCACCCGACGTTCCCGGCCGAGGCCGTGCAGACCCAGCAGGGGATCATCGCCCGCGAGATGGCCCGGGGCCAGGACGACCCCGGCCGCGAGCTGTACTACGAGTTCGCCGGGCTGATGTTCCGCGTCTCGCCGGCCGGCGCGCGGATCATCGGCACCCTCGACCAGTTCCAGCGCCTGACGCGCGACGACCTGGTCCGGCTCCACCAGCGGTACTACGCCCCCGGCAACATGGTGCTGACAGTCGTCGGTGACTTCGATACCGCCACGGTGCTGGGCCACATCCGCCAGACGCTGGCCCCGCTGCCCGAGCGCGTGACCCCACGCGCGGCGCTGCCGTCCGAGCCGCCGCAACTATCGCCCCGCCGCTCCGAGCGCCACCAGGCCGGCCTGTCACGGGCGTACTTCATGCTCGGCTATCCCACCGTCAGCCTCTTCAGCCCCGACATGTACCCGCTCGATGTCGCGGCCTACGTGCTGACCAACGGTGGCGCCTCGCGGCTCGTGTCGCAGCTCCGTGATGAGCAGGGCCTCGTGGATGCCGTCAGCAGCGCCTCGGCCACGCCGGCATACGACGCGGGCTACTTCGCCGTGTCCGCCGAGACGACGCCGGAGAAGGTCGCCGCCGCCGAGCAGGCGATCCTCGCCGCGCTCCAGCGTCTCGGGCGCGAGCCGGTGTCGGCCGCCGAGCTGGCCCGCGCCAAGCGCCAGAAGGAAGCCGACCTCGTGTTCTCGGGCGTGACGACGCAGGGCCGGGCCGAGCGCTACGGCAACGACCTGCTGACCGCCGGCGACCTGCACTTCTCCGAGCGCTACGTCGAGGGCATCCGCCGCGTCACGGCCGCCGACATCCAGCGCGTCGCCCGCCGCTACTTCATCCCCGCCCACTACAACTTTGCGCTCCTCGCGCCCCCCGAGGCATCACCGACGGCCGCCACGCCGTCTGCCCAAGCCCCGTCCGCGAGCGCCGCCGCGAGCATCCACGAGGCGAGGCTGAGCAACGGCCTCCGGCTGCTCGTGCAAGAGAACCACGCCGTACCGGTCGTGAACTTCTTCGCGGCCGCCCCCGGCGGCCTGCGCTACGAGTCCGAGCGCAACGCCGGCCTCACCAGCCTGATGTCCGCGATGCTCGTGCGGGGCACCAGGACCCGCAGCCGCCTGCAGATCGCCCAGGCGCTCGAGAACGTCGGCGGGGTGCTGTCGCCGTACTCGGGCCGCAACAGCTTCGGCGTGTCGGCACAGGTCCGCAGCGAGGACCTGCCCCTCGCCCTGACCCTCGCCGCCGACGTGCTGGCCCACCCGACCTTCCCGGAGGAGGAACTGCAGCAGCAGAAGCAACTGCAGCTTGCCGCCCTCGCGGCGCGGGCCGATGACGTGGACACCTGGGCCAGCGACCTGATGCTCCAGACGCTCTTTGCGCAGTACCCGTACCGCACCCCCACTGCTGGAAAAAGAGAGAGTGTCGAGCGCCTGACGCGCCAGGACCTGCTGTCCTTCCACCAGGCCCTCGTCCGGCCCGAGACGATGGTGCTCGCCATCTTCGGTGACACGACCCCGGCGCAGGCCCAGGCCCTCGCCGAGCGCGCGTTCGGGCAGATGCAGGGCCATGGCGCCACGCTGCAGCCAGCGCCCGCCGAGCCGCCCCCGGCCGAGCCGCGCGTCCAGACCGTCGCCCGCGCCCAGCAGCAGGCAATCATCACCTACGGCTTCCGGGCCGGGACCGTGACCGACGCGAGCCGCTACGCGCGGGATGTGATGACCGCGGTGTTCGCCGGCCTGGGCTACCCGGGCGGGCGGCTGCACACCGCGCTGCGCGGCGCCCAGCTCGTCTACGCCACGTGGGCGTACGCCGTGCCCGGCCCCGACACCGGCTTCTATGTGATCTACGCGGGCACCGCCCCCGAGAAGGCCGCTGCGGCGCAGCAGCGGATCGAGCAGCTCGTCCGCGAGCTACAGGCCCAGCCGCCGACCGCCGAGGAGCTGGCCCTCGCCAAGACCGTGGCCATCGCCAACCACGCCGTCGGCCTCGAGAGCAGCGGCGACCGCGCGCAGGCGGTGGCTCTCGACGTGCTGTACGGCCTCGGCCCCGGCGAGATCTTCCGCTATGCCGATGAGATCAACAAGGTGACGGCCGCGCAGGTCCAGGAGCAGGCCCGCACGATCCTCGACTGGCCCCACCGGGTGCAGATCGTCACCACACCGCA contains:
- a CDS encoding Gfo/Idh/MocA family oxidoreductase; protein product: MALEKTRIGIIGCGGIMYAYATAKDRLDILDIVACADLLPERARAKAEEFGIPKACSVDELLADPDIEIVVNLTIPRVHAEISLAALQAGKHAYSEKPLGVTREQGRAILALAQEQGLRVGCAPDTFLGAGGQTCRKLLDDGWIGEPIGASAFMMCHGPERWHADPDFFYHPGAGPLFDMGPYYLTALTNLLGPTASVAASATISFPERVIGSQPHYGEVIRVDTPTHVNGLLQFAGGAVGTISTSFDVWASTHVPIEIYGTEGTMVVPDPNSFGGPVRLRRCEHTEWTEVPLTHGYAEQNRGLGLADMAYAIRSGRPHRASGELAYHVLDIMHTLYEASDQRQYVEVCSSVGRPEPFPVGLQPRTLDA
- a CDS encoding insulinase family protein, which encodes MRRALWLSLWLCLATWALAAPRQEVLDNGLTVVLDEDHSAPVATVQLFVGTGSVREGEYLGTGISHLLEHVISDGSQTRTREQIEQEQARLGNNANAYTSTDVVSYYVITSGPQTLAALDHLADFVFHPTFPAEAVQTQQGIIAREMARGQDDPGRELYYEFAGLMFRVSPAGARIIGTLDQFQRLTRDDLVRLHQRYYAPGNMVLTVVGDFDTATVLGHIRQTLAPLPERVTPRAALPSEPPQLSPRRSERHQAGLSRAYFMLGYPTVSLFSPDMYPLDVAAYVLTNGGASRLVSQLRDEQGLVDAVSSASATPAYDAGYFAVSAETTPEKVAAAEQAILAALQRLGREPVSAAELARAKRQKEADLVFSGVTTQGRAERYGNDLLTAGDLHFSERYVEGIRRVTAADIQRVARRYFIPAHYNFALLAPPEASPTAATPSAQAPSASAAASIHEARLSNGLRLLVQENHAVPVVNFFAAAPGGLRYESERNAGLTSLMSAMLVRGTRTRSRLQIAQALENVGGVLSPYSGRNSFGVSAQVRSEDLPLALTLAADVLAHPTFPEEELQQQKQLQLAALAARADDVDTWASDLMLQTLFAQYPYRTPTAGKRESVERLTRQDLLSFHQALVRPETMVLAIFGDTTPAQAQALAERAFGQMQGHGATLQPAPAEPPPAEPRVQTVARAQQQAIITYGFRAGTVTDASRYARDVMTAVFAGLGYPGGRLHTALRGAQLVYATWAYAVPGPDTGFYVIYAGTAPEKAAAAQQRIEQLVRELQAQPPTAEELALAKTVAIANHAVGLESSGDRAQAVALDVLYGLGPGEIFRYADEINKVTAAQVQEQARTILDWPHRVQIVTTPQQDRP